In Nocardia asteroides, the following proteins share a genomic window:
- a CDS encoding metal ABC transporter substrate-binding protein, whose product MKVGFHRSPGSPRRRVLASGVLSVVAVALTACGGVAAEDDGKKVVLTTFTVLADMARNVAGEHLRVESITKVGAEIHGYEPTPGDIKKAAKADLILDNGLNLEAWFAQFVADLDVPHAVVSEGVAPMDIGEDAYRGKPNPHAWMSPVNAQIYVDNMVRAFADLDPEHAEAYRANGAAYKTQLAAVQADLVAAVNTLPADQRALVTCEGAFSYLARDTGLTEKYIWPVNAEQQATPQQIGSAIDFVRQRRVPAVFCESTVSDAPMQRVVEATGSRFGGVLYVDSLSEADGPVPTYLQLIRHDANTIATALAGAPR is encoded by the coding sequence ATGAAGGTCGGGTTCCACCGTTCGCCGGGTTCGCCGCGGCGCCGGGTTCTTGCGTCGGGTGTGCTGAGTGTCGTGGCGGTCGCGCTCACCGCGTGCGGCGGGGTCGCCGCCGAGGACGACGGGAAGAAGGTGGTGCTCACCACCTTCACCGTGCTCGCCGATATGGCGCGCAATGTCGCGGGGGAGCACCTGCGGGTCGAGTCGATCACCAAGGTCGGCGCCGAGATCCACGGCTACGAGCCCACGCCCGGCGACATCAAGAAGGCCGCCAAGGCCGACCTGATCCTGGACAACGGGCTCAACCTGGAGGCCTGGTTCGCCCAGTTCGTCGCCGACCTCGACGTGCCGCACGCCGTGGTCAGCGAGGGTGTCGCCCCGATGGACATCGGCGAGGACGCCTACCGCGGCAAGCCCAACCCGCACGCCTGGATGTCGCCGGTGAACGCGCAGATCTATGTGGACAACATGGTCCGCGCGTTCGCCGACCTCGACCCCGAGCACGCCGAGGCGTACCGGGCCAACGGCGCCGCCTACAAGACGCAACTCGCCGCCGTGCAGGCCGACCTGGTCGCCGCGGTGAACACGCTGCCCGCCGACCAGCGGGCCCTGGTGACCTGTGAGGGCGCTTTCTCCTACCTGGCCCGCGACACCGGGCTCACCGAGAAGTACATCTGGCCGGTCAACGCCGAACAGCAGGCCACGCCGCAGCAGATCGGCTCCGCCATCGACTTCGTGCGCCAGCGTAGAGTGCCCGCGGTGTTCTGCGAGTCCACCGTCTCCGACGCGCCCATGCAGCGCGTCGTCGAGGCCACCGGTTCCCGCTTCGGCGGTGTCCTCTACGTCGACTCGCTGTCGGAGGCCGACGGCCCGGTGCCCACGTACCTGCAACTCATCCGCCACGACGCGAACACCATCGCGACCGCGCTGGCCGGGGCACCGAGATGA